One segment of Rhodothermales bacterium DNA contains the following:
- a CDS encoding Rid family detoxifying hydrolase, giving the protein MKSYQTPNAPIPAGHYAQAVSHAGLLFVSGQLPIHPDNPSWKAADIREQTRRVLLNLEAILQEAGCTRSSVVKVTVYVSDIDLWSAVNEEYAAFFGDHRPARAIVPVRDLHHGYQIELEAVAAL; this is encoded by the coding sequence ATGAAATCCTATCAGACGCCGAACGCCCCCATCCCGGCGGGCCACTACGCCCAGGCCGTATCCCACGCCGGACTGCTCTTCGTATCGGGCCAGCTTCCCATCCATCCCGACAATCCATCCTGGAAGGCGGCGGATATCCGGGAGCAGACCCGCCGGGTGCTGCTCAACCTCGAAGCCATCCTCCAGGAAGCCGGCTGCACGCGATCCTCCGTCGTGAAAGTCACCGTGTACGTGTCGGACATCGACCTCTGGAGCGCCGTGAACGAGGAGTATGCGGCATTTTTCGGAGACCACCGACCGGCCCGCGCCATCGTGCCCGTCCGGGACCTGCACCACGGCTACCAGATCGAGCTCGAAGCGGTGGCGGCGCTCTGA
- a CDS encoding methylated-DNA--[protein]-cysteine S-methyltransferase, with amino-acid sequence MQRQMPPEDELYQALVARDASYEGVFVVGVTSTGILCRPTCPARKPHPQNVEYFRTVREALMAGYRPCKRCQPLKPLGSTPAWMTNVLDEVESDPGRRWKDADIRVSGVDPARLRRWFKAHHGMTFQGYLRLRRLGMALGRMQSGEPESQVAYDHGYESLSGFREAMQKLTGRPAGKSGAVTLVHLSRFTTPLGPVLAGTTDQGVCLLEFVDRRMLETQLAAVERRLTARFVPGRTDLTDRLEEQLEAYFKGRRTAFDVPLHMAGTAFQEAVWQGLMTIPYGKTRSYAEQAAAIGRPTAVRAVARANGDNRLSILIPCHRVVGSDGSLTGYGGGLWRKRALLGLEQGADSPAPRQPDLFSTS; translated from the coding sequence ATGCAACGTCAAATGCCCCCCGAAGACGAACTCTACCAGGCGCTTGTGGCGCGGGATGCGTCCTATGAAGGCGTGTTCGTGGTCGGGGTCACGAGCACCGGCATCCTGTGCCGGCCCACGTGCCCGGCCCGGAAGCCGCATCCGCAGAACGTGGAATACTTCCGCACGGTGAGGGAGGCCCTGATGGCCGGATACCGCCCGTGCAAGCGGTGCCAGCCACTCAAACCACTGGGGAGTACGCCCGCCTGGATGACGAACGTGCTCGACGAGGTGGAGTCCGACCCCGGTCGTCGTTGGAAGGACGCCGATATCCGCGTTTCCGGTGTGGATCCGGCCCGCCTCAGGCGGTGGTTCAAGGCCCACCATGGCATGACCTTCCAGGGCTACCTGCGGCTTCGGCGTCTGGGCATGGCGCTCGGCCGCATGCAGTCGGGGGAGCCGGAATCGCAGGTCGCGTATGATCACGGATATGAATCCCTGAGTGGCTTCCGGGAGGCCATGCAGAAATTGACGGGCCGGCCGGCCGGAAAAAGCGGTGCGGTGACGCTGGTCCATCTGAGCCGTTTCACGACGCCACTGGGGCCGGTCCTTGCCGGCACCACCGATCAGGGCGTCTGCCTGCTGGAATTCGTGGACCGGCGCATGCTCGAAACCCAGCTCGCCGCCGTGGAGCGGCGCCTCACGGCCCGGTTCGTGCCGGGGCGAACGGACCTCACGGACCGGCTTGAAGAGCAGCTGGAGGCCTACTTCAAGGGCCGACGGACCGCGTTCGATGTACCACTCCACATGGCAGGTACCGCGTTCCAGGAAGCCGTCTGGCAGGGGTTGATGACCATCCCGTACGGGAAAACGCGCTCATACGCCGAGCAGGCCGCCGCCATTGGACGCCCCACGGCGGTCCGCGCCGTCGCCCGTGCCAACGGGGACAACCGCCTGTCCATCCTCATCCCGTGCCACCGTGTCGTGGGCAGCGACGGCTCCCTGACCGGGTACGGCGGTGGACTCTGGCGGAAGCGCGCTCTCTTGGGGCTCGAACAGGGTGCCGACAGCCCCGCCCCGCGTCAGCCGGACCTGTTCAGTACGTCCTGA
- a CDS encoding transcriptional regulator, with the protein MTDVFHFDDHELDVPNRRLSRDGRPVELNARYFDALVLLVRAQGQLIPKDRFFEEVWGEVVVSDSALTQCIKDIRKALGDDSSNPRYVQTVPRHGYRFMAEVRAGAPAANGTVQVPADAPTVSVAATELFAGTVGGGVAGICGGLLYGFALTNASGSAELGTLSILLVMMTLTGFLGVLGGFGVSMGLAVSGWLAARQRAARPWAWRIAGAALGGLLVGSTTKLLGLDAFNLLLGRTPAGMTGGIEGACLGAALAAGAWLGGGFQARKRWHPVAAGAATGCAAGVLITLAGGRLLGGSLQLLADSFSQSRLELDALGRFFGELQFGTFSQVALGGLEGGLFGAGVIGALVLASALTQTHRQRHD; encoded by the coding sequence ATGACCGACGTATTCCACTTCGATGATCATGAGTTGGACGTACCCAACCGCCGGCTGTCGCGCGATGGTCGCCCCGTCGAGCTGAATGCGCGGTATTTCGATGCGCTCGTCCTGCTCGTGCGTGCGCAGGGGCAACTCATCCCGAAGGACCGCTTCTTCGAGGAGGTCTGGGGCGAAGTGGTGGTCAGCGACAGCGCCCTGACACAGTGCATAAAGGACATCCGGAAGGCTCTCGGGGATGATTCGTCGAACCCCCGGTACGTACAGACCGTGCCGCGCCACGGGTATCGGTTCATGGCAGAGGTACGGGCGGGGGCGCCAGCTGCCAACGGCACCGTCCAGGTCCCGGCCGACGCCCCGACCGTCTCCGTGGCTGCCACCGAATTGTTCGCCGGTACGGTGGGAGGCGGTGTGGCCGGGATCTGCGGAGGGTTGCTGTACGGTTTCGCCCTCACGAACGCATCGGGCAGCGCGGAGCTCGGCACGCTGTCCATTCTCCTGGTCATGATGACCCTCACCGGGTTCCTGGGCGTTCTGGGCGGCTTCGGCGTCAGCATGGGCCTGGCCGTTTCCGGCTGGCTTGCCGCGCGGCAGCGGGCCGCGAGACCCTGGGCGTGGCGGATTGCGGGAGCCGCGCTTGGCGGGCTCCTGGTCGGGAGCACCACCAAACTGCTGGGATTGGATGCCTTCAACCTGCTCCTCGGCAGGACACCGGCTGGAATGACCGGTGGTATTGAGGGTGCCTGCCTCGGCGCAGCCCTCGCCGCAGGTGCATGGTTGGGTGGTGGATTCCAGGCGCGCAAACGATGGCACCCGGTCGCCGCGGGTGCGGCGACCGGGTGCGCGGCCGGCGTGCTTATTACGCTGGCTGGGGGGCGTCTGCTGGGGGGCAGCCTGCAACTGCTGGCCGATTCCTTCTCCCAGTCACGACTGGAACTGGATGCGCTTGGTCGATTCTTCGGGGAGCTTCAGTTCGGCACATTCTCCCAGGTCGCGCTGGGTGGCCTCGAGGGAGGACTGTTCGGCGCTGGTGTGATCGGCGCACTCGTCCTGGCCAGCGCGCTTACTCAGACGCATCGTCAGCGGCATGATTGA
- a CDS encoding choice-of-anchor B family protein gives MRFTFPMRTSFSLIAVIATGLAASIAFVAPALAQSGSFGVSVVLEDGELLVGEPNTNFREGSVYVYTQSGGEWVQTQRLTAPNAERADGFGSVLARTGNTLFAGQRGGPIHIFEKTGSTWSHSGTLSGNGTKGEDPGCGQYGYCGTDFGIALAAEGDWLLVGAPGPLPSRRTSGDEAVQEPGAVFAYHRGADGQWTERVRLQPAGGTAADRFGHVIHLENGRALIAAPWWMNEAEGHDVAGRVTEYALQGDTWTERGHLNAPSESAANLGTSIAQNGNRLYVGAPGWNESQGAVHVFTRANASATWRSSGRIALDNGQTGDRFGSGIGVADSELWIGAPTDREYEIGSTFVYTLDDKGSAVGAPRRIQLENTVERDAFGRQIVADAGAVAVVAPGMHHQSGAVIVYSEDAPGGEWLVSPPDALGAILGEKRECEDGKIGPFDCDEVELLAFIPTSILRAPEHSRGVRTNDNWGWTDPDTGREYALVGRNDGTSFIDITDPSNPVLIGDLPKPWGTPPSQLWRDIKTYRNYAYIVADGAGDHGMQVFDLTRLRSVTDVPALFEPDLHYRGFGSSHNVIINEESGYAYAVDPRTCGGGLYMMNIEEPLNPVFEGCVKGERGTHDSQCVTYRGPDTRYTGREICLNSNGSVFEIADVTDRANPVHLSTASSPNAAYIHQGWLTDDQRYFYQDDESDVIRGNVETTRTLIWDLTDLEDPVLVTQFMGSMPASAHNLYLKDGYAYQANYRYGMHVLDIADPENPVEVGYFDTSPYHEGPGFSGAWSTYPFFESGTVLVTSLQEGLFLLKKKDEAF, from the coding sequence ATGCGTTTCACATTTCCCATGCGTACATCGTTTTCTTTGATCGCCGTTATTGCCACGGGGTTGGCCGCCAGCATTGCCTTCGTGGCTCCTGCCCTTGCCCAGTCCGGTTCATTCGGCGTATCGGTCGTGCTCGAAGACGGCGAACTCCTGGTCGGGGAGCCCAATACCAATTTCCGTGAGGGATCGGTCTACGTCTACACGCAGTCCGGTGGGGAATGGGTACAGACCCAGCGGCTGACGGCTCCAAATGCCGAACGGGCAGACGGATTCGGGTCGGTCCTGGCACGCACTGGAAACACGCTGTTCGCGGGACAGCGGGGCGGCCCCATCCACATTTTCGAGAAGACCGGGAGCACATGGAGCCATTCCGGCACGCTGTCCGGCAACGGGACGAAGGGGGAAGACCCCGGATGTGGCCAATACGGCTATTGTGGCACGGATTTCGGCATTGCCCTGGCGGCCGAGGGCGATTGGCTCCTGGTGGGTGCTCCGGGCCCCCTGCCGTCCCGCCGCACGAGTGGCGATGAAGCCGTGCAGGAACCGGGTGCGGTCTTCGCCTACCACCGGGGTGCCGACGGCCAGTGGACCGAGCGCGTGCGCCTTCAGCCGGCAGGCGGGACCGCAGCGGACCGGTTCGGCCACGTCATCCACCTGGAGAACGGGCGGGCCTTGATTGCCGCCCCCTGGTGGATGAACGAAGCAGAGGGCCACGATGTGGCCGGACGGGTCACGGAATATGCCCTGCAGGGCGACACGTGGACGGAACGCGGCCATTTGAACGCCCCGTCCGAGTCGGCCGCCAATCTGGGGACATCCATCGCCCAGAACGGCAACCGATTGTATGTGGGCGCACCCGGATGGAACGAGAGCCAGGGTGCCGTACACGTGTTCACGCGGGCCAATGCTTCCGCGACTTGGCGTTCCAGCGGCCGGATTGCGCTCGACAATGGCCAGACCGGCGATCGCTTCGGCAGTGGAATCGGTGTGGCGGACAGCGAATTGTGGATTGGCGCCCCGACCGACCGGGAGTACGAAATCGGCTCCACGTTCGTCTACACGTTGGATGACAAGGGCTCGGCGGTCGGCGCTCCACGGCGCATCCAGTTGGAGAATACGGTCGAACGGGACGCGTTCGGGCGGCAGATTGTGGCAGACGCCGGTGCGGTGGCCGTAGTCGCGCCCGGCATGCATCATCAATCGGGAGCGGTCATTGTCTATTCGGAAGATGCGCCTGGCGGCGAATGGCTGGTCAGTCCGCCCGATGCGTTGGGTGCCATCCTGGGCGAAAAGCGGGAGTGTGAGGACGGAAAGATCGGCCCGTTCGATTGTGATGAAGTCGAACTGCTGGCCTTCATCCCGACCTCCATCCTGCGTGCACCGGAGCACTCCCGCGGCGTGCGCACGAACGACAACTGGGGCTGGACCGACCCCGACACCGGTCGCGAATATGCGCTTGTGGGCCGGAATGACGGCACGTCGTTCATCGACATCACCGACCCGTCCAACCCCGTACTCATCGGCGACCTGCCCAAGCCGTGGGGAACGCCACCGTCGCAGCTCTGGCGTGACATCAAGACCTACCGGAACTATGCCTACATCGTGGCCGATGGCGCCGGGGATCACGGCATGCAGGTGTTCGACCTGACCCGGCTGCGCTCCGTGACCGACGTCCCTGCCCTGTTCGAGCCCGATCTGCATTACCGCGGATTCGGCAGTTCGCACAACGTCATCATCAATGAGGAGAGCGGGTACGCTTACGCCGTGGACCCCCGCACGTGTGGCGGCGGACTCTACATGATGAACATCGAGGAGCCGCTGAATCCGGTTTTCGAGGGATGCGTCAAGGGCGAACGCGGCACGCATGATTCCCAGTGCGTGACCTACCGCGGACCGGACACGCGCTACACGGGCCGGGAAATCTGCCTGAACTCGAACGGATCGGTCTTCGAGATCGCCGACGTCACCGATCGGGCCAACCCGGTTCACCTGTCGACGGCGTCTTCACCCAATGCCGCCTACATCCACCAGGGATGGCTGACCGACGATCAACGGTATTTCTACCAGGATGACGAATCGGATGTCATCCGCGGGAATGTGGAAACCACGCGTACGCTCATCTGGGATCTGACGGACCTGGAAGACCCGGTGCTCGTGACCCAGTTCATGGGATCCATGCCGGCCAGCGCGCACAACCTGTATCTGAAGGATGGATATGCGTACCAGGCGAACTACCGGTACGGCATGCACGTGCTGGATATTGCCGACCCGGAGAACCCCGTGGAAGTCGGCTATTTCGATACGTCGCCGTACCACGAGGGTCCCGGTTTCAGCGGCGCGTGGAGCACGTACCCGTTCTTCGAGAGCGGCACGGTCCTGGTCACCAGCCTCCAGGAAGGCCTGTTCCTGCTGAAGAAGAAGGACGAAGCCTTTTAG
- a CDS encoding FtsX-like permease family protein, protein MATPNPKPPRPALTFLRVFCRPDLFDELAGDLEEQYRSRYRRMGALPAGLLLWKDVLLFLRPWVIRRGPFPELTPYSSIMWKNHVRTAARHMRRHKVVTGINILGLGIGIATALLALLFIQDERAFDAFHEQADRLYRVRTDLQNAEGRQWRFPGVAWPVSPIIRDEYPTVEHIVRMLDHDDEVRLGNERFHERVFVAEDGFFELFSFEMIQGSASTALAEPYTAVITQAAAQRLFGTSDVVGRTIMLQDSVAHILTAVVADPPRRSSIDFDILVSYSTWDAGNTEAPEDHWLDLNMYAFLLVRDDADITALRTRLSGLYEDHAGKMLADIGYEATARLEPLRSVYMRSEAGNPFGPSSDVRYLYLLGCIGALMLLVAVINFINLATARSAERAREVGVRKAVGATRSPIIQQFMSEALLMVFVALGLGWGMAALGLPYFNHLTQKALPAGALVTPEFMALGLLVGLAVGVLSGLYPAIVLSRHHPARVLKGGGQGQPGGRTLRRTLVVGQYGLACVLMVSTLVGAKQIDFMRSTDTGFQRENVLVIDAWRVPSWTLFDALPVLRKRLGGHPGVEWMTGTSAVPGRDGWRSILVFPEGRESDDGLTLEFIASDAGFVPTFGLQMLAGRNFDLDRPADADESILINASAVSAMGYESPEDAVGRFVRAPNRNAQGTIVGVVDDYHHHGLQEHIQPIIYGVKPHPRFVAIRTRGEVPALVSEAERVWSDTFPGYDFDYFFLDEDYDRQYMTETRLTQVFMTFAVLSIFVSCLGLFGLSAYTISRRTKEIGVRKVLGATRSQIVGTVSREFLLLVVVAFALAVPVSWILVNSWLASFANRTDVGAGVYALTAVLAVSVALLTVGYHALRAANLDPARSLKYE, encoded by the coding sequence ATGGCAACGCCGAACCCGAAACCACCCCGGCCCGCGCTGACTTTCCTGCGTGTGTTCTGCCGACCGGACCTGTTCGACGAACTGGCCGGTGATCTGGAAGAACAGTATCGATCGCGATACCGACGGATGGGCGCGCTGCCCGCCGGGCTGCTCCTGTGGAAAGACGTCCTGCTCTTCCTGCGCCCCTGGGTCATCCGTCGTGGCCCGTTCCCTGAACTCACACCGTATTCCAGCATCATGTGGAAAAACCACGTCCGCACCGCCGCGCGCCACATGAGGCGCCACAAAGTTGTTACCGGCATCAATATCCTGGGCCTCGGAATCGGGATTGCCACAGCACTGCTCGCCCTGTTGTTCATCCAGGACGAACGGGCCTTCGATGCCTTCCATGAACAAGCGGACCGGTTGTACCGTGTGCGGACCGACCTGCAGAATGCGGAAGGTCGTCAGTGGCGCTTTCCGGGCGTCGCATGGCCGGTGTCGCCCATCATCCGGGATGAGTACCCCACCGTGGAGCATATAGTCCGGATGCTGGACCATGACGACGAAGTCCGGCTGGGCAACGAGCGGTTCCACGAGCGCGTGTTTGTCGCCGAAGATGGCTTCTTCGAGCTGTTCAGCTTCGAAATGATCCAGGGATCCGCGTCCACCGCGCTGGCCGAACCCTACACCGCGGTCATCACACAGGCGGCGGCGCAGCGGTTGTTCGGGACGTCCGATGTGGTGGGAAGAACCATCATGCTGCAGGATTCGGTCGCCCATATCCTTACCGCGGTGGTTGCCGATCCTCCCCGGCGGTCGAGCATCGACTTCGATATCCTCGTCTCGTACAGCACGTGGGATGCCGGTAATACGGAAGCACCGGAGGATCACTGGTTGGATCTGAACATGTACGCCTTCCTGCTGGTCAGGGATGATGCGGATATTACGGCCCTGCGGACACGCCTCTCCGGACTGTACGAGGACCACGCCGGCAAAATGCTGGCCGACATCGGATACGAGGCCACGGCACGGCTCGAACCATTGCGTTCGGTGTATATGCGCTCGGAAGCCGGTAATCCCTTCGGACCGTCCAGTGACGTGCGCTACCTCTATCTGCTGGGATGCATCGGCGCACTCATGCTGCTCGTGGCCGTCATCAATTTCATCAATCTGGCGACAGCCCGTTCTGCTGAACGCGCCCGGGAAGTCGGCGTACGGAAGGCCGTCGGCGCCACGCGCAGCCCCATCATCCAGCAGTTCATGAGTGAAGCCCTGCTCATGGTGTTCGTCGCCCTCGGTCTGGGCTGGGGCATGGCGGCCCTGGGCCTCCCGTATTTCAATCATCTCACACAGAAGGCGCTGCCGGCGGGTGCGCTGGTGACTCCGGAGTTCATGGCGTTGGGACTGTTGGTCGGACTGGCCGTGGGTGTCCTGTCCGGCTTGTATCCGGCCATCGTGCTGTCCCGCCATCATCCGGCCCGGGTACTGAAAGGGGGCGGCCAGGGTCAGCCGGGCGGTCGCACGTTGCGCCGTACCCTCGTTGTGGGTCAGTACGGCCTGGCCTGCGTCCTTATGGTGTCCACGCTCGTGGGAGCCAAGCAGATTGATTTCATGCGGTCCACCGACACGGGATTCCAGCGGGAGAATGTGCTGGTCATCGATGCCTGGCGCGTTCCGTCCTGGACCCTGTTCGACGCCCTGCCTGTCCTTCGTAAGCGGCTGGGGGGACACCCGGGCGTGGAGTGGATGACCGGCACCAGTGCCGTACCCGGACGTGACGGCTGGCGCAGCATCCTGGTGTTTCCCGAGGGGCGCGAATCGGACGACGGCCTGACGCTCGAATTCATCGCATCCGATGCCGGATTCGTGCCGACGTTCGGGCTTCAGATGCTGGCCGGGCGCAATTTCGACCTGGATCGGCCGGCGGACGCCGACGAATCCATCCTCATCAATGCATCGGCCGTCTCCGCCATGGGCTACGAGTCACCCGAGGATGCGGTGGGACGCTTCGTCCGGGCGCCGAACCGGAATGCCCAGGGTACCATTGTGGGCGTGGTCGACGATTATCATCACCATGGCCTCCAGGAGCACATCCAGCCCATCATCTATGGCGTCAAGCCCCATCCGCGATTCGTGGCCATCCGGACCCGCGGGGAGGTGCCCGCGCTCGTGTCTGAAGCGGAGCGCGTGTGGTCGGACACCTTTCCCGGATATGACTTCGACTACTTCTTCCTGGATGAGGACTACGACCGGCAGTACATGACAGAAACCCGACTGACGCAGGTCTTCATGACATTCGCCGTGTTGTCCATTTTCGTGTCGTGCCTGGGACTGTTCGGATTGTCGGCCTACACCATTTCCCGCCGGACCAAGGAAATCGGCGTGCGGAAAGTGCTCGGGGCCACGCGATCCCAGATCGTGGGCACCGTTTCGCGTGAGTTCCTCCTCCTCGTGGTCGTCGCCTTCGCCCTCGCTGTGCCGGTTTCGTGGATCCTGGTGAACAGTTGGTTGGCCTCGTTCGCGAACAGGACCGACGTGGGTGCGGGCGTCTATGCCCTGACCGCAGTGCTTGCCGTTTCCGTCGCGCTCCTCACGGTCGGCTACCACGCACTGCGGGCCGCCAACCTGGATCCCGCGCGGTCATTGAAGTACGAATAA
- a CDS encoding carbon-nitrogen hydrolase family protein produces the protein MSTSFRVAAVQASPVFLDLEATMEKAIGLIARAAHDGAHLVVFPEAFIPAYPLWVWYIPSGQTHALRELYVRLLENAVEVPGPHITRLAEAAATHEINVVMGVNEINTEESGSSLYNTMVYLGSDGRLLGKHRKLIPTAGERLVWSQARSSDLDVYNMNAFKVGGLICWENYMPLARHTLAAMGQHIHCAPTWDRGEPWISTMRHLAKESRCLTVGVCQHVRMSDIPDDLSFKSAFLPRNSDILNPGLSVIVDPDGKIVAGPAEGETILHATITNDEIQGPRWQLDTAGHYARPDVFSLTVKTGKRPLMVERGN, from the coding sequence ATGTCTACGTCATTCCGTGTCGCGGCCGTACAGGCGAGTCCGGTTTTCCTGGATCTGGAGGCCACCATGGAGAAAGCCATCGGGTTGATTGCCCGTGCCGCCCACGACGGAGCCCATCTGGTCGTGTTTCCGGAAGCATTCATTCCGGCCTATCCGCTGTGGGTCTGGTACATTCCGTCGGGACAGACCCACGCACTCCGCGAACTGTACGTCCGCCTGCTGGAGAATGCCGTGGAGGTGCCCGGCCCGCATATAACCCGCCTGGCCGAGGCGGCTGCCACCCATGAGATCAATGTGGTCATGGGTGTGAATGAGATCAATACCGAGGAAAGCGGCTCGTCGCTCTACAATACCATGGTCTATCTGGGGTCGGACGGGCGGCTGTTGGGCAAGCACCGTAAGCTCATTCCGACGGCGGGGGAGCGGCTGGTATGGTCGCAGGCAAGGTCCAGCGACCTTGACGTGTACAACATGAATGCGTTCAAGGTAGGCGGACTCATCTGCTGGGAAAATTACATGCCGCTGGCGCGCCATACGCTTGCGGCCATGGGACAGCACATCCACTGCGCTCCCACCTGGGACCGGGGAGAGCCATGGATTTCCACCATGCGGCACCTCGCGAAAGAAAGCCGGTGCCTGACTGTTGGTGTGTGCCAACATGTCCGCATGTCCGACATTCCGGACGACTTGTCGTTCAAGTCCGCCTTCCTGCCCCGGAACAGTGACATCCTCAATCCGGGCCTGAGCGTGATCGTGGATCCGGACGGCAAGATCGTGGCGGGTCCCGCGGAGGGCGAAACCATTCTCCACGCAACCATTACCAACGATGAAATCCAGGGACCCCGTTGGCAATTGGACACGGCGGGTCACTATGCCCGTCCTGACGTGTTCTCGCTGACCGTCAAGACCGGGAAACGACCGTTGATGGTAGAGCGCGGCAATTGA
- a CDS encoding AarF/ABC1/UbiB kinase family protein, translating into MEEEGGEGSGSPPGGARERGMIAAKTGLKVGANYARYLSRRATGTDRDEARADLHTRNAEDLFTELSKLRGTALKLAQGLSMEPGMLPSQFADILSKAHYEVPAMGPALVHRLVTQAFGMPPSEAFAAFDLTAMAAASLGQVHRARLHDGTDVVVKVQYPNVRESVDSDLKMARALAGRFVDADLVDPYVEEVRERMMEETDYLNEGRNIEQFAARYAGSAIVTPRWVEAHTTERVLTMTFLEGQHLKAFLASEPSQERRNHFGQLLWDTVHEQVASDHLAVHADPHPGNFLFREDGTLGILDFGCIKVFPRDFRDHLLDLYRARMAGDTDAQLRAYEALDMMPADLGEEERAYLTDILDVFGGIIQSMYVQDTYDFRSGQLLARFQEIMPRLTGREAFKHRRPIGSHHFVFVNRLLVGLLSMMTQLGAVVDVRYARGCLQ; encoded by the coding sequence ATGGAAGAGGAGGGAGGGGAAGGCTCCGGCTCACCGCCGGGTGGAGCGCGGGAACGCGGCATGATTGCGGCCAAGACCGGACTCAAGGTCGGGGCCAACTATGCGCGCTACCTGTCGCGCCGCGCCACCGGGACGGACCGGGACGAGGCGCGCGCGGACCTGCACACGCGTAATGCGGAAGACCTGTTCACCGAATTGTCGAAGCTGCGGGGAACGGCCCTGAAACTGGCCCAGGGGCTCAGCATGGAGCCTGGCATGCTGCCGAGCCAGTTCGCGGATATCCTGTCGAAAGCGCACTACGAGGTCCCGGCCATGGGACCGGCCCTGGTTCACCGGCTGGTGACACAGGCGTTTGGTATGCCCCCGTCGGAAGCCTTCGCCGCGTTCGACCTGACGGCCATGGCAGCGGCGTCGCTGGGCCAGGTGCACCGCGCACGGTTGCACGACGGAACGGATGTCGTGGTCAAGGTCCAGTACCCGAATGTGCGCGAAAGCGTGGATTCCGACCTGAAGATGGCTCGTGCCCTGGCCGGCCGCTTCGTGGACGCCGACCTGGTCGACCCGTATGTAGAGGAAGTCCGGGAGCGCATGATGGAAGAGACGGACTACCTGAATGAGGGCCGCAACATTGAACAGTTTGCCGCGCGGTACGCGGGCTCAGCGATCGTGACACCGCGCTGGGTGGAAGCGCACACCACGGAGCGGGTCCTGACCATGACCTTCCTGGAAGGGCAGCATCTGAAGGCATTCCTCGCTTCGGAGCCGTCACAGGAGCGACGCAATCATTTCGGGCAACTCCTGTGGGATACCGTGCACGAACAGGTGGCATCGGACCATCTGGCCGTCCATGCCGATCCGCATCCGGGCAATTTCCTGTTCCGCGAGGACGGCACGCTGGGCATCCTGGATTTCGGATGCATCAAAGTATTTCCGCGTGACTTCCGGGATCATCTGCTGGACCTCTACCGGGCCCGCATGGCCGGCGACACCGACGCCCAACTGCGGGCGTACGAGGCCCTCGACATGATGCCGGCCGACCTGGGAGAGGAAGAGCGCGCGTATCTGACGGACATCCTGGACGTGTTCGGAGGCATCATCCAGAGCATGTATGTGCAGGATACGTACGACTTCCGTTCGGGGCAGCTGCTGGCCCGCTTCCAGGAAATCATGCCCCGCCTGACCGGGCGCGAAGCCTTCAAGCATCGCCGACCCATCGGATCGCATCATTTCGTGTTCGTGAACCGGTTGCTGGTGGGCCTGCTCAGCATGATGACGCAACTCGGTGCTGTGGTGGATGTGCGGTACGCGCGGGGGTGCCTGCAATGA